The sequence TGATACCATCTTCTGAAGCAAAAATCGAAACCTTCTTTGTTTCATTTTCATCGCCAGAGCTGCTTTCCTTGTCTTTCTTGTTTTTCGATTTCTTTTTCTTATCTTTGGAAGCTTTTTTGCTCTTAGACTTCTTCTTTTTTTGCTCTTTCGGTGTTTTTTCTTTTCCTTCTCTTCTCGTTTTTGTCTTTCTTTTATAATATTCTTTTGTTCAGTCTGACGGTTTGGACTGGCATTTTCTGAATATTCAACTAAAACGTCCCCCTTCTCAACAGTTGCATTATTATCTAAATTATTTTTAATGATTGAACTGTCACTGTAAGATTGGATAACATCTACAACCTTTGTTGGTGCAACTTCACCAGTAGAAATCACTGTAATTTCTTTTTTAGCAAAACAAAGGAATATGATCAAGAAGATAATCAAGCAGACTAAAGGAACAATTAATAGTGTCGCAAAATTATGATAGCGTCTCCTATAAAATTCTGCACTTTGTAAAAATTTAGGATCCATGTTATCCCCTTTCTCAATTAAACAGGTTATAATAGAAACCTTGCTTAGCTAAAAGTTCCTTATGAGTGCCTTGTTCAACAATTTTTCCTTGATCCATGACAATGACTTCGTCAGTACGCTGTGAAATGCTTAAGCGGTGGGCAACAAAAATTATCGTTTTCTCCGTCATCTGTAAGAGATTGCTGATAATTTTCTTTTCTGTCAGAATATCAAGACTACTGGTGGCTTCATCCAGAATCAAAACTGGTGCCTGTGTTAATAAGGCTCTAGCTAAAGCAATCCGCTGTTTTTGACCGCCAGAAATGCCGGCACCATCTGATAACTCTGTCTGATAACCTTGAGGCATTTGTTCAATGTCCGAGCGGATTTCAGCAATTTCACAGGCACGAATAATGTCTTCCTGACTCGTTCCTTCTTTAGCTCCTAAAACGAGATTATCCATAATAGAACCACTAAAAACATAGGCCTGTTGCGGCAAATAGCTAATATGCCGTCGCAAAGCTGTCTTATCAATAACTTTCAAATCATTGCCATTAATCCGAACAATCCCTTTGTTAGGCTCGTAAAAATTGACAATCAGTTTAGCCAAAGTCGTCTTACCAGAACCACTGGCTCCAACTAGGCTGACCTTGGAGCCTTTTTTGATTGATAAATTAATATCTGATAAGGTATCTCGCCCAAATCCATATTTGTAAGAAAGATTCTCAAACGAAATATCACCATCTAAAAAGCTATTTTCTGATAAATCGCCGTCTTTTTCAAATTCAGATTCAACTAGATAGACCTCATTAAGACGTGTATTGGCAACGCGAGCTGACTGCAGTTTGGATTGCAGATTGATAATATTTTCAATCGGATTTGAGAAATAAGACAGCAAAGCATTAAAAGTGATAAGCTGACCAACTGAGATCTTATTATCCATCACTAGGCGAGAGCCATACCAGAGAATGACGACATTGAGAATAAGCTTAGCACCGCTTTTTAATGCGGTTTGAATAGCACTATACTTGTGCAGCTTAAAGTTTTTCTCCAAATAATCAACAAATTCACTATCAATGTTTTGATAACGAGCTGACTCACTTGTAAGTGATTTAATGGTTTCCATCCCATTGATGTCTTCAATGATAGAAGAACTTACCACAGCATTGCTTTCCATCACTTCGTGATTCATTTTCTCAAAGGGTTTCAAGAAAGCAAAAATAATGATGGCATAAATCGGAATGGAGAGCAAGGTCAGAAAGAAAAGATTATTGTTTTGCGCCAATAAAACCCCGCCAACCAAAATCACCATAGTCATATCTAAAAAGATTGAAAAGATGGTTGACGCTACAGCATCAATAATCTGATTGGCATCTGTAAAACGAGACGTGATTTCCCCTGTTCGCCTTGTCGCAAAGAAAGACATAGGAAGCGTAAAAATATGTTTAATATAAGACAGGATAACATCAATGACTAAACGCAAACTGAGCACGGCCAAGAGGTATTCTTTTGCAAAAGCCATAATCTGCTGGATAATATAGGTTATTATCAGACCAATCGTAATCATTCCTAAAGTTGAAATCAGCTGATCAGGAATGTACTCGTCCAATATTCCTTGGAGATAGTATGATCCGACAATATCAATGAGCGTCACAATCAAGCTAGCTATGATAATATAAGTCATCAAAGCTTTCTGCTTAAAGATCAGCGGGAAGAAATCGGACAAACCATTTTTTTCACCTTTATGAGGCTTATAACTAGGCTGAGGAGCTAGAAAAATCGCAAGACCTGTCCACTCTGATTGAAAGCGTTCCTTACTCATCTTAGTCACCTTAACTGAAGGATCAGGATCTCCAATAATCAGCTGATCATTCTGGCTGCCATAGACGACATAATAATGCTGCAGTCGTTTTCCTTTAATCACATGGACGATAAAAGGATAGGTCAAATCATCATAATCAAAAAGCGTCATATCCGCCTTGATAGAGCGCGTTTCAAAACCTAACTTTTTAGCAGCTTCAACGATGCCAAGAGCTGTCGTTCCTTGCTTGTTAGTCTTTGAAAGTTCCCGCAGATGAGCAATAGAGTAGTTAGAACCGTAATGCTTTGCAACAGATGCCAGCACTGCCGGCCCACAGTCTCTGGTATCAATCTGAGGTACCAGCTTATAATGTCTGCGCCAAAACAACTTAGACTGCCCATCTGGTAAAGGATTAGATGACGAAACTGTCCCTCTTTTCGTTACTCTTTTGATAACCTCTAAGAGAATGTTAACAGCTATGACGATTAAAACAACATAAATAACTTGTTCCATAAAAATAATCTCTCTTGTTTATATTCAGAAAAATAACTCAAACTAGGTTGAGTTATCTTAAATAGAGTGAGTTGATCATCTCAACTCTTTTAAATATTTTAACATTTTTAATGTTTAATCCTTTTTAATAGTTTTGCGCCATCAGTCACAATGAGAAAAAGTCCTTCTAAGGCCATTAACCCAACAAGAATGTACTTAAGGGGTCTTATCGGTGTGTATACAGCCATTAACCCCATTATTACAAAAATCGGCAGCAAACTATTCTGAAATAGACGCTTAATCATAGGCTATAACCAGCTGCAAAACCAACAAATCCAAGACAGATACCAAGACCTAGTCCTTCTCCTTCGATTACAGCAAGGTAATTTTCTCCTGCTGTTTCAAAATGATCAAATGCCACTGAATCCAAAATTAATGTATTCATAAACTTCTCCTTCTCTAATTCTCCAAGTTATCATCATTTTAACATTTTAAAACAGCATATACAATAATATTCCAGAACTTTAATACAGATGATAATAAAAAGAAAGAATCTTACAACTTTTCTGATAGCTGCTATTGTTAGCATTCCAAAATGATCTGACCCAAGCTAGATTGAGGTACTCAAATAAAGTGAGTCGATCATCTCAACTCTTTTAAAGATTTCAACATTTCTAATGCCTAATCCTTTTTAATAGTTTTGCGCCATCAATCACAATGAGAGAAAGTCCTTCTAAGGCCATTAAACCAACAAGAATGTACTTAAGGGATCTTATCGGTGTGTAGCTAGTAATCCCATTATTACAAAAACCGTCAGCAAGCTATTTTGAAATAGACGTTTACTCATAGACTATAATCAGCTCCTATAGTTTCAGTGAGGAGATAATTTAAAATTTTTATTGTTTTTCCCTTCAACTTTTATTATGCTAAAAAAGCTGAAAATGCTCACAGCTGTTATAGCAATAAATACCAATGCTGCTATAATTTTTGAATAACGCCATATAATGACAGCAGTGACTATCGCAAATATAAACCAAGACAGCACATAAATTATCTTTCGTGTTCGATTCGCCATCATATTGCTGTCAACTGAATCATTTGCTTCGGAGGCGCTTTCATTATTCTTCTTTTGAACTTTCTTCTTGCTAAAAAAACTGAAAACAGCCGTAGCTGTGAGTACAGTAAATAGTACTATTGCTATGATTTTTGAATGCGACCACTCAACCAAAGCAAGGCCTGTGGCAAGCAAAAGCCAAGACAGTAAAAAATTATCCTTCGTGTTTTTTCATCTTTTATTATCATATTGGTGTATTCCAATCATTAACATTAATTAGCGCCATAATAAATAGCTGCAGCACCTGTAATAGTTGCAACTCCAATTAGCCAAGGAACTGCTTTCTGCTGCCATAGGAAGAGACACTCGCGCCAATGCAATGCTTGCTCCGAGGCCAGCTCCAAAGCCAGAAATGCCACCCACTACAGTTGACAAAGAGCCAAATATATTCAAACAGAAAAATAATAAAACAAGCGATCCTAACAAATGAACTTTTACTATAGTGTGATATAAGCGGTAGTATCATAAAACTCACTATTAACAAAATATAATTTGACAAAAGAAAATGATTAAAGAGAAACTAAAATATGATAGAACTACGGTGAATTTTACAGCTTTAAAGTCTGAATTTGATTACTTGTTACTTAGTCTTAAAATAACTAACACCGATAACGATTAGTGAAATCAGATCCACCAAAATTAGCAAAGTAAGACAACAATATTTTGTCGTATTATTTCCGCTAGTCGCACTAATCCTGGCTAAAATCCCTGAGATAATCGTTGCTGTCATTGCAACCACCAAGATTTTCTTAAAATCTAACATATTAATAACCTGTTACAAATCCATTATACGCACCATGAATAAAACCTGCAGTTGCACCAATAGCAGCACCACCCGCAACAGTGATCTCGCCCACGATAGGAACTTCCAATCCTAAAGTTCCAACTCCTGCACCTGCAAATCCCCATTCAATTGCTTCTGTACTACCATTAACTGCAGCACCAAATAAACCAGATATAATTCCCGAGCCATCTGTAGCAGATAGATAATCTCTAGCCGTTGCATCAAAATGATCAAATGCCATTGAGTCTAAAGTTGCTGTGTTTCCAAAAATTCCTTTTTGGAATAAACACTAAAATGCTCATACTGATTACAATACAACAGACAAATTATTATAGTATGTACCGAAACTTTTATATCAAGCTCCTAACATTTTTTTAATCTAAATTCCGTACTTATCATAACTGAAACCTTTCATATCATAAAACCATCATATAATCAATAATTTGAACTTTTATTGATTAAGAGTAAATTAATAATTGTATGATAGTTTCATCTTTTAGAACTAGGCTACTAAACTAGCACCACAAGTCATTAACTTGACTAAATTTAAATTTGAAAATACTTTTGCTTTCACTAATGCAAAAGATAATAAACAAATAAAGCAAGCAAAATGATGACACATATAAATGAAATAATAATGTTTTTACTACGGTAAGAAATAAGTGCTAAAACACAAAGAACAAGTAACACTAAAATTGACTGAATTATGTGCATAAACCAATATCACCTTTTCTAAATATTGCTGTCATTTTAGCATTTTTAAATAACAGGTTCAATAATGTTTCTAGTTTTTAACTTTGATGGAAATAAAATGAAAAAACAGGTGCAAATTTTCTGATAATTATTATTTTATTGGCATTTCGAAATATTGTCTATCCCATATTTAAAGAGAAATATGATTGAAATCATTAATATAAAAGGTACACTATCTAAAAGCTTCATGTAAGAACATGAAATCATCCTTTTTTATTTTTCCAATACTCTCTTAGCAGTTGCATCAGTTTGAAAAAATCTTTCCAGCAAAAAACGATAACTAACATCGTCCCTATTAGATATATAGTGGAAACAAAATCTCTTATACTTGGAAAGATGGCATACAGCATAAGACAAATAGGTATAGCCAACATATAAGTATAACTAACAATGATAGATTTCTTTGAAAACATAAAATTTTCCCTTCAATTATGAGAAATAAAATGACTGTAACTAAAATGAAAGCTTCTCATAACCAGTAACACCACCGGTGAATCCTCCGCCAACGGCTCCACATAATCCACCAAAGGTTGCACCTATAGCTAGAGAAGCAACAGGAATTGCCTTCAGGCCTGCTAAGGAGCCAACAATTTATTTTCGATTTCTATTCATATGAAACCTATTTTTACTCAAATAGCCTAATTCTTACAAGAATTAGGCTATTGATTCATTTTAATAGTCTCTATCATATCACTTATGAGAGATGTTTACTTTTCCAATAAAATATTAATACTAAAATATTCTCTATCATAAATATCATAAATACAATCAGTTTAATATTTTTAATTGGTAATAATAAGGAAATGAGCAATAAGATAGGATAACTAAAAAGAACAGCTCTTCCTAATTTCGGTGACAACATATGGTAGTCCTCCTGATAGAGCTTAAATCCAAGGTCCCCAAGTATTAACAGCAGCACCAGCCACAAAACCAGTTGCAGCACCGCCATAAGCCCCTGCTGTAGCTCCTGCTACACTACCAACAATTGGAAGAGTAACTGTTCTTACTGCTCCTACTGCTTCAAACTCTTCAAATGCTAATGAATTCATAAAATTCCCCAAATTCCCCTTTTCTATATGTTCTAATGTCATTTTAACATTTTAAAATGACAGGTACAATAATATTCCAGAATTTTAATATCAAGAACAATAAAGTGAAAAGTAACAGAAATTTTTCTGGTAAATTAGAATTTCTTAATGTTATTAATGGTTCTTATAAAACTTTTATTAATATTGACAAGAAGGGCTTTTTATATAAACAAAGCCTTTATCTTTTATATTGTTATATTATGTTTCTCTATGCTTTCTAAAATTTTTTCACTTTATTAATCTGACACAGATTTATTCACAAAAAGGAAAAGGTGTTTTGTTCATTGATCTCTCTGAAAGTAAAAAAGACTAAACCTCGAAAGGTTTGTCTTCAATCTGAAACAATCATTCCTCTTTTTAATGACTATCGTCTTTTTGCCCATAGTAAGCATTCTTACCATGCTTACGGAGATAATGTTTATCTTTGAGTGCTTGCGGCACTTCTTGCACTTCTGGATTGATACTTTCTGTGTAT comes from Streptococcus troglodytae and encodes:
- a CDS encoding peptide cleavage/export ABC transporter: MEQVIYVVLIVIAVNILLEVIKRVTKRGTVSSSNPLPDGQSKLFWRRHYKLVPQIDTRDCGPAVLASVAKHYGSNYSIAHLRELSKTNKQGTTALGIVEAAKKLGFETRSIKADMTLFDYDDLTYPFIVHVIKGKRLQHYYVVYGSQNDQLIIGDPDPSVKVTKMSKERFQSEWTGLAIFLAPQPSYKPHKGEKNGLSDFFPLIFKQKALMTYIIIASLIVTLIDIVGSYYLQGILDEYIPDQLISTLGMITIGLIITYIIQQIMAFAKEYLLAVLSLRLVIDVILSYIKHIFTLPMSFFATRRTGEITSRFTDANQIIDAVASTIFSIFLDMTMVILVGGVLLAQNNNLFFLTLLSIPIYAIIIFAFLKPFEKMNHEVMESNAVVSSSIIEDINGMETIKSLTSESARYQNIDSEFVDYLEKNFKLHKYSAIQTALKSGAKLILNVVILWYGSRLVMDNKISVGQLITFNALLSYFSNPIENIINLQSKLQSARVANTRLNEVYLVESEFEKDGDLSENSFLDGDISFENLSYKYGFGRDTLSDINLSIKKGSKVSLVGASGSGKTTLAKLIVNFYEPNKGIVRINGNDLKVIDKTALRRHISYLPQQAYVFSGSIMDNLVLGAKEGTSQEDIIRACEIAEIRSDIEQMPQGYQTELSDGAGISGGQKQRIALARALLTQAPVLILDEATSSLDILTEKKIISNLLQMTEKTIIFVAHRLSISQRTDEVIVMDQGKIVEQGTHKELLAKQGFYYNLFN